Proteins from a genomic interval of Balaenoptera musculus isolate JJ_BM4_2016_0621 chromosome 16, mBalMus1.pri.v3, whole genome shotgun sequence:
- the SFTPA1 gene encoding pulmonary surfactant-associated protein A1: MLLCSLTLTLIWLVVSGLECDMKEVCLGSPGIPGTPGSHGLPGRDGRDGIKGDPGPPGPMGPPGGMPGLPGRDGMTGAPGLTGERGEKGEPGERGPPGLPTYLDEELQSTLREVSHQILQSMRVLSFQGSMLAVGEKVFSTNGQSVNFDAIRESCARVGGRIATPRSPEENEAIASIVRKHNTYAYLGLAEGPTAGDFHYLDGTPVNYTNWYPGEPGGQGKEKCVEMYTDGQWNDKNCLKYRLAICEF, from the exons ATGCTGCTGTGCTCTTTGACCCTCACCCTCATCTGGCTGGTGGTTTCTGGCCTTGAGTGCGACATGAAGGAAGTTTGTCTTGGAAGCCCTGGCATCCCTGGTACTCCTGGATCCCATGGCCTGCCAGGAAGAGATGGGAGAGATGGTATCAAAGGAGACCCTGGACCTCCAG GCCCCATGGGCCCCCCTGGAGGAATGCCAGGCCTCCCTGGGCGTGATGGGATGACTGGAGCCCCTGGCCTCACTGGAgagcgtggagaaaagggagagccTGGTGAGAGGGGCCCCCCAG GGCTTCCAACTTACCTAGACGAGGAGCTCCAGAGCACGCTCCGTGAGGTCAGCCATCAAATCCTGCAGTCGATGCGCG TCCTCAGTTTTCAGGGCTCCATGCTGGCAGTGGGAGAGAAGGTCTTCTCCACCAATGGGCAGTCGGTCAATTTTGATGCCATTAGAGAGTCGTGTGCCAGAGTAGGTGGACGCATTGCTACCCCAAGGAGTCCAGAAGAGAATGAGGCCATTGCAAGCATCGTGAGGAAGCACAATACTTATGCTTACCTGGGCCTGGCTGAGGGTCCCACTGCTGGAGACTTCCACTACCTGGATGGAACCCCTGTGAATTACACCAACTGGTACCCAGGGGAGCCCGGGGGTCAGGGCAAAGAGAAGTGTGTGGAGATGTACACAGATGGCCAGTGGAATGACAAGAACTGCCTGAAGTACCGACTGGCCATCTGTGAGTTTTGA